TGGAAAGTTGTTTGTGAATTTGAAGAACCAGCTTGTTGTGGAGTAAAACACTCTACTCCATGTGGAGCAGCAATTGGGAAAAATATTCACGAAGCTTATGTAAAAGCTTATGAGTGTGATCCTATATCTATTTTTGGTGGAATAGTAGCTCTTAATAAAGAGGTTGATAGAGCAACAGCTGAAGAGCTGGTAAAAATATTCTTAGAAATAGTTATAGCTCCAAGTTTTACTGAAGAAGCTTTAGAAGTATTAAGAACTAAGAAAAATTTAAGAGTAATCAAATGTAATCATAAACCAATGGATAGAGTAAATCTTGTAAAAGTAGATGGTGGAATTTTAGTTCAAGATGAAGATTTAAGTTTTTCGACTAATTATGAAACTGTTACAGAGAAATCACCAACTGAAGCTGAAGTGAGTGACTTAGATTTTGGAATGAGAATAGTAAAACATGTTAAATCAAATGCTATTGTAGTGGCTAAGGATAAAATGGCTATCGGAATAGGAAATGGAGAAACAAATAGAATTTGGCCTACTGAACAGGCAATAGAGAGAGCTGGAGATAGAATAGAGGGAGCGATACTTGCTTCTGATGCTTTCTTCCCATTTAGAGATGTAGTGGATACTTGTGCAAAACATGGAATTAAAGCTATAATTCAACCGGGAGGTTCTATTAGAGATAAAGAATCTATAGAGGCTTGTAATGAGCATGGAATAGCTATGATATTCAGTGGAATGAGACATTTCAAACACTAATTTGCAAAATTATTAAAAAATTAAAAAGAAATTAAAATTCTTTGAGTTTTCTTAGTCAAATTTTGTAGTTGATCAATCTATAAGGAGAAGAGAGAATGAAAATATTAGTAGTTGGAAGCGGTGGAAGAGAACATACTATCTGTTGGAAAGTAAGTCAAAATGAGAAGGTAGAAAAAGTTTATTGTGCTCCTGGAAATGGAGGAACAGAACTACTTGAAAAGGGAGAGAATGTAAATCTAAATGGTGTAGATGAAATTCTTAATTTTGTTAAAGAAAAAAATATAGATTTAACTATTGTTGGAAGTGAAGAGCTTTTAGTAGATGGTATAGTTGATAAATTCCAAGCTGAAGGATTAAG
The DNA window shown above is from Candidatus Fusobacterium pullicola and carries:
- the purH gene encoding bifunctional phosphoribosylaminoimidazolecarboxamide formyltransferase/IMP cyclohydrolase gives rise to the protein MKRALISVFDKNGILEFAQFLVKKGIEIISTGGTYRYLKENNVPVIEVAELTKAPEMLDGRVKTLHPVIHGGILAIRDNEEHMATIKERGIETIDMVVVNLYPFFKKVNEDLTFEEKVEFIDIGGPTMLRSAAKSFKDVVVISDTVDYETVMKEMEAGEVSFETRKRLAGKVFNLTSAYDAAISNFLLGDEMPHYLNASYEKVMDLRYGENPHQKAAYYVSTTDNGAMKDFEQLNGKELSFNNIRDMDVAWKVVCEFEEPACCGVKHSTPCGAAIGKNIHEAYVKAYECDPISIFGGIVALNKEVDRATAEELVKIFLEIVIAPSFTEEALEVLRTKKNLRVIKCNHKPMDRVNLVKVDGGILVQDEDLSFSTNYETVTEKSPTEAEVSDLDFGMRIVKHVKSNAIVVAKDKMAIGIGNGETNRIWPTEQAIERAGDRIEGAILASDAFFPFRDVVDTCAKHGIKAIIQPGGSIRDKESIEACNEHGIAMIFSGMRHFKH